In one Denitratisoma sp. genomic region, the following are encoded:
- a CDS encoding tetratricopeptide repeat protein yields the protein MAVYDLEEQEQISELKTWWRMYGNLVTAALLAVSAAVVGWQAWNWYQGKQTAEASVIYAAVQKGAMERDAKRVREAAGELTEKYPGTAYAAMAALTSARMQFDAGDLKTARAQLQWVAEKARDKDLRDLGRLRLAHVLFDDKALDEALKLLAGEPVPAFAARYDELKGDILVAQNKKAEAKSAYQAALTKQDAIDKAAGSQSGRETQYRGLLQMKLDSLGE from the coding sequence ATGGCAGTCTATGACCTGGAAGAGCAGGAGCAGATATCCGAGCTGAAAACCTGGTGGAGAATGTATGGCAACCTGGTCACGGCCGCGCTGTTGGCGGTTTCCGCGGCGGTGGTTGGCTGGCAGGCTTGGAACTGGTACCAGGGCAAACAGACGGCTGAGGCCTCGGTGATCTATGCCGCCGTCCAGAAAGGCGCCATGGAAAGGGATGCCAAGCGGGTGCGCGAAGCTGCCGGGGAGCTTACCGAGAAGTATCCCGGTACAGCCTACGCCGCGATGGCGGCGCTGACTTCTGCGCGGATGCAATTCGATGCCGGCGATCTGAAGACAGCCCGGGCACAACTGCAGTGGGTCGCCGAGAAGGCACGCGACAAGGATTTGCGAGATCTTGGCCGGCTGCGACTGGCGCATGTCCTGTTTGACGACAAGGCGTTGGACGAGGCGCTCAAACTGCTGGCCGGGGAGCCGGTGCCGGCCTTTGCGGCGCGTTACGACGAGTTGAAGGGGGACATCCTGGTGGCGCAAAACAAGAAGGCAGAGGCCAAGTCCGCCTATCAGGCCGCCCTGACGAAGCAGGATGCCATCGACAAAGCCGCGGGCAGCCAGAGCGGGCGGGAAACCCAGTATCGCGGCCTGTTGCAGATGAAGCTCGATTCGCTTGGGGAATAA
- the bamB gene encoding outer membrane protein assembly factor BamB, translating to MMRLILALPLAVVLSACSTMEKINPVNWFSSAPKVRPAELEPISPSATLAVLWQSGVGSAGGYVLTPAVVGSSVYAAAQDGTVARYDSGSQVWRINAGQTVSGGVGADGRLVVVATAKGEVLAFDNTGKVLWKARVTSEVLAAPQVAEGLVLVRSGDNRIFGLDAADGKRKWVYQRSTPALSLRSNVGVTVAGKVALAGFPGGKLVAIALNNGAAMWEATVALPKGATELERVSDVTSAPVVAGREVCAAAYQGRVACFDLASGNHLWSRDMSSAAGIDVDARNIYVTDDKGAVHALDRANGATVWKQDKLFMRQVSRPIALGSHVAVGDFQGVVHLLRRENGAFAARHNTDSSGIAAEPQRIERGFLMQTRNGGLYALTVN from the coding sequence ATGATGCGCCTTATTCTCGCGTTGCCGCTTGCCGTCGTGTTGTCCGCATGCTCGACCATGGAGAAAATCAATCCGGTGAACTGGTTTTCCAGTGCGCCGAAGGTGAGGCCCGCCGAGTTGGAGCCGATCAGCCCGAGCGCTACGCTGGCGGTCCTCTGGCAGTCGGGAGTGGGCAGCGCCGGCGGCTACGTGCTGACACCTGCCGTGGTCGGCTCGAGCGTCTATGCAGCCGCGCAGGACGGGACAGTTGCCCGCTACGACAGCGGAAGCCAGGTCTGGCGCATCAATGCGGGACAAACGGTATCCGGTGGCGTTGGTGCAGATGGTCGTCTGGTGGTGGTTGCCACGGCGAAGGGTGAGGTGCTGGCTTTTGACAACACGGGCAAGGTTTTATGGAAGGCGCGCGTGACCTCCGAAGTTCTGGCGGCGCCGCAGGTCGCGGAAGGCCTGGTCCTGGTGCGCAGTGGCGACAACCGCATCTTCGGCCTTGACGCTGCGGACGGCAAGCGCAAGTGGGTGTACCAGCGCAGCACGCCGGCGCTTTCCCTGCGCAGCAATGTCGGCGTGACCGTGGCCGGCAAGGTGGCGCTGGCCGGCTTCCCGGGAGGCAAGCTGGTGGCGATTGCGCTGAACAACGGTGCCGCGATGTGGGAGGCGACGGTAGCCTTGCCGAAGGGGGCCACCGAACTGGAACGAGTTTCCGACGTCACCAGTGCCCCCGTGGTTGCCGGGCGCGAGGTCTGTGCCGCTGCCTACCAGGGGCGCGTCGCCTGCTTCGATCTGGCTTCCGGAAACCATCTCTGGTCGCGCGACATGTCATCGGCGGCGGGCATCGACGTGGATGCCCGGAACATCTACGTGACGGACGACAAGGGCGCAGTGCATGCGCTGGATCGCGCCAACGGCGCGACGGTGTGGAAGCAGGACAAGCTTTTCATGCGGCAGGTGAGTCGCCCCATAGCTCTGGGCAGCCATGTCGCCGTGGGCGATTTTCAGGGCGTGGTGCACCTCCTGCGCCGGGAGAATGGCGCCTTTGCCGCCCGTCACAATACGGACAGCAGCGGCATTGCGGCCGAGCCGCAACGGATCGAGCGGGGTTTCCTCATGCAGACGCGTAACGGCGGCCTCTATGCATTGACGGTTAATTGA
- a CDS encoding methyltransferase domain-containing protein, with amino-acid sequence MADPVDFFDCQFRRQVESEEFILNPFEQAALPYLKGRVLDLGCGLGNLALEAGRRGCDVLAVDASPTAVARINRDAAAGKLKVQAVACDIADYEIQGCYDSVVSIGLLMFFPRDKALSLLERVQSCVNAEGCAVVNVLTEGTTYLEMFSEDRYTLFGRDELAQWFSGWDICLSRHDEFDAPGGTRKAFSTVIASRIAARP; translated from the coding sequence ATGGCCGACCCGGTAGACTTTTTCGATTGCCAATTCAGGCGCCAAGTCGAATCGGAGGAGTTCATCCTCAATCCCTTCGAGCAGGCCGCTTTGCCGTACCTGAAGGGGCGGGTGCTTGATCTGGGGTGCGGCCTGGGCAATCTCGCGCTTGAGGCGGGCCGGCGTGGCTGCGATGTCCTCGCCGTGGATGCCAGCCCCACCGCAGTTGCGCGCATCAACCGTGATGCCGCAGCCGGAAAGCTCAAGGTGCAAGCCGTAGCCTGCGATATTGCGGATTACGAGATACAGGGGTGCTACGACAGCGTAGTTTCCATTGGGCTCCTGATGTTCTTCCCTCGCGACAAGGCCCTGTCCCTGCTGGAGAGGGTCCAATCCTGCGTCAATGCGGAAGGCTGCGCGGTCGTGAATGTATTGACCGAAGGCACCACCTATCTCGAGATGTTCAGCGAGGATCGCTACACGCTGTTCGGACGGGACGAACTTGCGCAGTGGTTTTCCGGATGGGACATATGCCTTTCCCGCCATGACGAATTCGATGCCCCGGGCGGCACGCGCAAGGCCTTTTCCACCGTGATTGCGAGCAGGATAGCGGCCAGACCGTAA
- the der gene encoding ribosome biogenesis GTPase Der — MKPTLVIVGRPNVGKSTLFNRLTKSRDALVADMPGLTRDRHYGHGRVGARPYLVVDTGGFEPNAKAGILAEMAQQAEAAIAEADMLLFIVDGRAGLTAQDKTIAERLRRTGRPVLLVVNKAEGMDRAMVGAEFHELACGDPLVISAAHGEGVRELVEEALAPFPEAEETTEESQSPRIAVVGRPNVGKSTLINALLGEERVIAFDQPGTTRDAIAVSFQRKGKDYTLIDTAGLRRKGKVFEAIEKFSVIKTLQSIEEANVVILVLDASQDISDQDAHIAGFCVEAGRAMVIAVNKWDSADDYRRDRIKLDMTRKLGFLNFANAHFISALKGEGINPMMASVDAAYAASMVKMPTPKLTRLLQAALEKQAPPRHGIFRPKLRYAHQGGNNPPVIVIHGNALEHVPDSYRRYLERTYIDAFKLKGTPLRVEFRTTRNPYANKEH; from the coding sequence ATGAAGCCCACCCTCGTCATAGTCGGCCGGCCCAACGTCGGCAAGTCCACCCTGTTCAATCGCCTGACCAAGTCGCGCGATGCCCTGGTGGCGGACATGCCCGGCCTGACCCGTGACCGCCACTACGGCCACGGCCGGGTCGGTGCGCGACCCTATCTGGTGGTGGATACCGGCGGTTTCGAGCCGAATGCGAAAGCGGGCATCCTTGCCGAAATGGCACAGCAGGCTGAGGCGGCGATTGCCGAGGCCGACATGCTGCTGTTCATCGTCGATGGGAGGGCGGGTCTGACGGCCCAGGACAAAACCATCGCCGAACGCCTGCGCCGCACCGGCCGCCCCGTGCTGCTGGTGGTGAACAAGGCGGAAGGCATGGATCGCGCCATGGTCGGCGCCGAATTCCACGAACTGGCGTGCGGCGACCCCTTGGTGATTTCCGCCGCCCACGGCGAGGGGGTGAGAGAACTGGTGGAGGAAGCGCTGGCGCCTTTTCCCGAAGCGGAAGAGACGACAGAGGAAAGTCAGTCTCCGCGGATCGCCGTGGTGGGACGGCCCAACGTCGGCAAATCCACGCTCATCAACGCGCTCCTCGGCGAAGAGCGCGTCATCGCCTTCGACCAGCCCGGCACAACGCGTGATGCCATCGCCGTGTCTTTCCAGCGCAAGGGCAAGGATTACACCCTGATAGACACCGCCGGCCTGCGCCGCAAGGGCAAGGTTTTCGAGGCCATCGAAAAATTCTCCGTCATCAAGACCCTGCAGTCGATCGAAGAGGCTAATGTCGTCATCCTGGTGCTCGACGCCAGCCAGGACATTTCCGACCAGGATGCGCACATTGCCGGTTTCTGCGTCGAGGCAGGCCGTGCCATGGTAATTGCCGTGAACAAGTGGGACAGCGCCGACGATTACCGGCGTGACCGGATCAAGCTGGACATGACGCGCAAACTGGGCTTCCTGAACTTCGCCAATGCACACTTCATCAGTGCCCTGAAGGGCGAAGGCATTAATCCGATGATGGCCTCGGTCGATGCGGCCTACGCCGCGTCGATGGTGAAAATGCCCACACCCAAGCTTACGCGCCTCCTGCAGGCTGCCCTTGAGAAGCAGGCGCCGCCCCGACATGGCATCTTCCGTCCCAAGCTGCGCTATGCCCACCAGGGCGGCAACAACCCGCCGGTCATCGTCATTCATGGCAATGCGTTGGAGCATGTCCCGGACTCCTATCGCCGCTACCTGGAACGCACCTACATCGATGCTTTCAAGTTGAAAGGCACTCCGCTCAGGGTCGAATTCCGCACGACACGAAATCCCTACGCGAATAAAGAGCACTAA
- the hflX gene encoding GTPase HflX: MFERPGGGEKAVLVQLDFGHGDIPERLEELKLLAASAGAATVAIVQGRRERPDPALFAGKGKVAEVADAIRDGNADIAIFNHELSAAQQRNLEKELGCRVVDRASLILDIFAQRARSHEGKLQVELAQLQHMATRLVRGWTHLERQKGGIGLRGPGETQLETDRRLLGRRVKVLKDRLKQLERQRAVRRRARTRRDMLAVSLVGYTNAGKSTLFNALTKAGTYAADQLFATLDTTSRRLFLEGAGQVILSDTVGFIRDLPHSLVAAFHATLEETASADLLLHVVDSASADRDAQIEAVNGVLEEIGAAQVPQILVWNKIDATGVEPAVERDAYGKLVRVRVSAKTGAGLDLLRQALAETAREHAEPVSSVVNAA, encoded by the coding sequence ATGTTCGAGCGCCCAGGCGGCGGCGAAAAGGCTGTTCTCGTTCAGCTGGATTTCGGCCATGGAGATATCCCGGAGCGGTTGGAAGAGCTGAAGCTGCTCGCCGCCTCTGCGGGCGCCGCAACCGTTGCCATCGTGCAGGGGAGACGGGAACGCCCGGATCCCGCGCTTTTCGCCGGCAAGGGCAAAGTGGCCGAGGTTGCCGATGCCATCCGTGACGGCAATGCCGACATCGCCATTTTCAATCACGAGCTGTCCGCAGCCCAGCAGCGCAACCTTGAAAAGGAACTGGGCTGCCGCGTCGTCGACCGTGCCAGCCTGATTCTCGATATCTTCGCGCAGCGCGCCAGAAGCCACGAAGGCAAGCTGCAGGTGGAACTGGCGCAACTGCAGCACATGGCTACACGACTGGTGCGCGGCTGGACCCACCTGGAGCGACAGAAGGGCGGTATCGGTTTGCGTGGTCCGGGCGAGACCCAGTTGGAAACGGACCGGCGCCTGCTCGGCAGGCGGGTCAAGGTGCTGAAGGATCGCCTGAAACAGCTTGAGCGCCAGCGTGCCGTGCGGCGACGCGCCCGGACGCGGAGGGACATGTTGGCGGTCTCGCTGGTCGGTTATACCAACGCCGGAAAGTCCACCCTTTTCAATGCACTTACCAAGGCTGGGACCTATGCCGCCGACCAGTTGTTCGCGACTTTGGATACCACCTCGCGGCGGCTTTTCCTGGAAGGTGCTGGACAGGTTATCCTCTCCGACACGGTGGGATTCATCCGCGATTTGCCGCATTCCCTCGTGGCGGCATTTCATGCCACTCTGGAAGAAACCGCGTCTGCCGATCTGCTTCTGCATGTGGTCGATTCGGCCAGTGCCGATCGTGATGCGCAAATAGAGGCGGTCAATGGCGTGCTGGAGGAAATCGGCGCAGCGCAGGTGCCGCAAATCCTGGTCTGGAACAAGATCGATGCAACGGGTGTCGAACCGGCGGTCGAGCGCGACGCCTATGGTAAACTCGTTCGTGTCCGTGTCAGTGCGAAAACCGGCGCCGGGCTGGACTTGCTGAGGCAGGCACTGGCCGAAACCGCGCGGGAGCATGCCGAACCCGTTTCATCAGTCGTCAACGCCGCTTGA
- the hfq gene encoding RNA chaperone Hfq — protein MSNKGQLLQDPFLNTLRREHIPVSIYLVNGIKLQGQVESFDQYVVLLKNTVTQMVYKHAISTVVPARPVNIPHEHGES, from the coding sequence ATGAGCAATAAAGGGCAACTTTTACAAGACCCGTTCCTCAACACTCTGCGCCGGGAGCATATTCCGGTGTCCATTTACCTGGTGAACGGCATCAAGCTGCAGGGGCAGGTCGAGTCCTTCGACCAATATGTCGTCCTGCTGAAGAACACCGTGACGCAGATGGTGTACAAGCACGCCATCTCCACCGTCGTCCCGGCGCGCCCGGTCAACATTCCCCACGAGCACGGCGAGAGTTGA
- the ispG gene encoding flavodoxin-dependent (E)-4-hydroxy-3-methylbut-2-enyl-diphosphate synthase gives MEQTGGPLARRQTRIVRIGGVAIGGTFPVVVQSMTNTDTADEVATAIQVAQLARAGSEIVRITVNTQEAARAVPGIRERLLAMNLDVPLVGDFHFNGHKLLAENPACAEVLDKLRINPGNVGRGAKRDDQFAQLIELACRYGKPVRIGVNWGSLDQALLARIMDENARRPQPKDATQIMREAMVASALESAAKAEELGLPGDAIVLSCKVSGVQDLIAIYRDLAARCDYPLHLGLTEAGMGSKGIVASTAALSVLLQEGIGDTIRVSLTPEPNGDRTQEVVVAQEILQTMGLRAFTPLVAACPGCGRTTSTVFQELAQEIQSHVRARMPEWRLQFEGVENMTLAVMGCVVNGPGESKHANIGISLPGTGETPVAPVYVDGEKTVTLKGDGIAEEFKAIVDDYVARKYPRRATS, from the coding sequence GTGGAACAGACAGGCGGACCGCTTGCCCGCCGCCAGACGCGCATCGTCAGGATCGGCGGCGTGGCAATCGGCGGCACTTTTCCTGTCGTCGTGCAGTCGATGACCAATACCGACACCGCGGATGAGGTGGCCACTGCCATCCAGGTGGCGCAGCTCGCGCGTGCGGGATCGGAGATCGTGCGCATCACGGTGAACACGCAGGAAGCTGCGCGCGCCGTCCCGGGGATCCGCGAGCGCTTGCTCGCCATGAATCTCGACGTGCCGCTGGTCGGCGACTTCCATTTCAATGGCCACAAGCTGCTGGCCGAGAATCCGGCCTGCGCCGAGGTGCTCGACAAGCTGCGCATCAATCCCGGCAACGTCGGCCGCGGCGCCAAGCGCGACGACCAATTCGCGCAGTTGATCGAGCTGGCCTGCCGCTACGGGAAACCGGTGCGCATCGGGGTCAACTGGGGCAGCCTCGACCAGGCGCTGCTGGCGCGCATCATGGACGAGAACGCGCGGCGACCCCAGCCGAAGGATGCGACGCAGATCATGCGCGAGGCGATGGTCGCCTCGGCGCTGGAGAGCGCCGCCAAGGCGGAGGAACTCGGCCTGCCCGGCGATGCCATCGTGCTCTCCTGCAAGGTGAGCGGGGTGCAGGACCTGATTGCCATCTATCGCGATCTCGCCGCCCGCTGCGACTATCCGCTGCACCTCGGCCTGACCGAAGCCGGCATGGGGTCGAAGGGCATCGTCGCCTCGACGGCCGCCCTGTCTGTCCTGTTGCAGGAGGGCATCGGCGACACCATCCGCGTGTCGCTGACGCCGGAACCCAACGGCGACCGCACGCAGGAAGTCGTCGTTGCCCAGGAAATCCTGCAGACCATGGGGTTGCGCGCCTTTACGCCGCTGGTGGCGGCCTGCCCCGGCTGCGGCCGCACCACCAGCACGGTGTTCCAGGAGCTGGCGCAGGAAATCCAGTCGCATGTGCGGGCGCGCATGCCGGAATGGAGGCTGCAGTTCGAGGGGGTCGAGAACATGACCCTGGCCGTGATGGGCTGCGTGGTGAACGGTCCCGGCGAGAGCAAGCATGCCAACATCGGCATCAGCCTGCCGGGCACCGGCGAAACGCCAGTGGCGCCGGTGTACGTCGACGGCGAGAAGACCGTCACGTTGAAAGGGGACGGCATCGCCGAGGAGTTCAAGGCGATTGTCGACGATTATGTTGCGCGAAAGTATCCGCGCAGGGCGACAAGCTGA
- a CDS encoding DUF4115 domain-containing protein, whose protein sequence is MSDTDVPVMETQAVPGPGAMLRMAREARDTSVAEVAAALKMSPRQIEAIENEDFSRLSGATFIRGFVRNYARLLKIDAAPVLAALAEQAALPQAELNAPADAGVKMPMSGSRQGKGLVGSTVLALGVLGIALALYFDAIDIDYFLGPKAGPATSMAGGAPQIVQPLPQPAAAGQPTAQTEGTVAVTQPDDAPVQPALTPGVQQLIFSFDGSSWVEVKDAGGHTVFSQMNAKGTTQVVEGRPPFQLVVGNASHVRLHYKDQPVDLRPHTRVEVARLTLD, encoded by the coding sequence GTGAGCGATACGGATGTCCCGGTGATGGAAACGCAGGCGGTCCCCGGACCGGGCGCCATGCTGCGCATGGCGCGAGAGGCACGCGATACGTCGGTCGCTGAGGTGGCGGCCGCACTCAAGATGAGCCCCCGGCAAATTGAAGCGATCGAGAATGAGGACTTCTCGCGATTGTCCGGTGCAACGTTTATCCGAGGCTTTGTCCGCAATTACGCCCGATTGCTCAAGATCGATGCTGCGCCGGTGCTGGCTGCGCTTGCGGAGCAGGCGGCACTGCCTCAGGCAGAATTGAATGCGCCAGCGGATGCAGGAGTGAAAATGCCGATGTCCGGCAGCCGGCAAGGCAAAGGACTGGTTGGGTCCACCGTGCTGGCACTGGGAGTGCTCGGTATCGCCCTCGCGCTCTATTTTGACGCCATCGACATCGATTATTTCCTGGGACCCAAGGCTGGTCCGGCAACCTCCATGGCGGGGGGGGCGCCGCAGATTGTCCAGCCGCTGCCCCAACCGGCCGCTGCCGGCCAGCCAACGGCACAGACGGAGGGCACTGTCGCCGTCACGCAGCCTGACGATGCCCCCGTGCAGCCGGCCCTGACACCGGGAGTGCAACAGCTGATTTTCAGCTTCGACGGCAGTTCCTGGGTCGAGGTGAAGGACGCGGGTGGTCACACGGTCTTTTCCCAAATGAACGCAAAAGGTACGACGCAAGTGGTCGAGGGGCGCCCGCCATTCCAGCTGGTGGTGGGCAATGCCTCCCATGTCCGGCTGCATTACAAGGACCAGCCGGTTGACCTCAGGCCGCACACGCGCGTCGAAGTGGCGCGGCTCACACTCGACTGA
- the hflK gene encoding FtsH protease activity modulator HflK, with amino-acid sequence MSLNDPQWGNKGSNQGPPDLEDLWRDFNRRLSALFGKRSGGGGDGGNGSPRPPINAKVFGGGIGALVILVLLVWLASGFYIVDASQRGVVLTFGKYSQTTEPGLRWRLPYPIQTHEIVKLTDVRVVEVGYRGSDKNKVLKEALMLTDDENIINIQFAVQWFLRDPQEYLFNNRNPEDTVLHAAETAMREVVGKSKMDFALYEGREQVAAQASKIMQEILDRYQTGIVVSKLSLQNVQPPEQVQAAFDDAVKAGQDRDRQVNEGQAYANDVIPRARGAASRLLEEANGYKSRVVANAEGEASRFKQVLVEYNKAPEVMRQRMYLDTVQQVLSSTSKIMIDTKGAGNLLYLPLDKLMQAAGMPATAASSQEATLPLSRSLPNLGADVPPQLERSDAAARSRDSLRSRERGER; translated from the coding sequence ATGTCGCTCAACGATCCCCAGTGGGGCAACAAGGGATCGAACCAGGGCCCGCCCGATCTTGAAGATCTGTGGCGCGATTTCAACCGCCGCTTGTCCGCTTTGTTTGGCAAGAGAAGCGGCGGAGGCGGCGATGGTGGCAATGGCAGTCCCCGCCCGCCGATCAATGCCAAGGTTTTCGGCGGTGGCATCGGTGCGCTTGTCATACTGGTGTTGCTGGTGTGGCTTGCGAGCGGTTTCTACATTGTCGATGCCAGCCAGCGTGGCGTCGTGCTCACCTTCGGCAAGTATTCACAGACCACCGAGCCGGGTTTGCGTTGGCGGCTGCCGTATCCGATTCAGACCCATGAAATCGTCAAGCTGACCGACGTTCGTGTCGTCGAGGTCGGCTACCGCGGGTCCGACAAGAACAAGGTGCTGAAGGAAGCGCTGATGCTGACGGATGATGAGAACATCATCAACATCCAGTTTGCCGTGCAGTGGTTCCTGAGGGACCCGCAGGAATATCTCTTCAACAACCGCAATCCGGAAGACACTGTGTTGCACGCGGCAGAGACGGCCATGCGCGAGGTGGTCGGCAAGAGCAAGATGGATTTCGCCCTCTACGAAGGCCGCGAGCAGGTGGCTGCACAGGCTTCGAAAATCATGCAGGAGATCCTCGATCGCTACCAGACCGGCATCGTCGTTTCCAAACTGTCATTGCAGAACGTCCAGCCGCCGGAACAGGTGCAGGCTGCATTCGACGATGCTGTCAAGGCAGGCCAGGACCGCGACCGACAGGTCAACGAGGGACAGGCTTATGCGAACGATGTCATTCCAAGGGCACGCGGAGCCGCCTCCCGCCTTTTGGAAGAAGCCAACGGCTACAAGAGCCGGGTTGTTGCCAACGCCGAGGGCGAGGCGAGCCGCTTCAAGCAGGTGCTGGTCGAATACAACAAGGCACCCGAAGTGATGCGGCAGCGCATGTATCTGGACACGGTGCAGCAGGTCCTCTCAAGCACCAGCAAAATCATGATCGATACAAAAGGCGCGGGCAATCTGCTCTATCTGCCGCTCGACAAGCTGATGCAGGCGGCGGGTATGCCGGCTACCGCAGCATCGTCCCAGGAGGCGACCCTTCCACTGTCCAGGTCTTTGCCTAACCTGGGGGCCGACGTGCCACCGCAGCTTGAACGCTCAGACGCGGCGGCGCGTTCGCGCGATTCGCTGCGCTCGCGAGAGAGGGGGGAGCGCTGA
- the pilW gene encoding type IV pilus biogenesis/stability protein PilW — translation MKRAILILSAALFAGCAGTNTGPGPSAAPVSEQAPAGQAERSAKTHTELGTLYLQAGNLAVALEEARLAAAIDPGYAPAFDLMGLVHLALNEMPQAGTAFERASQLAPGDPQIANDYGWFLCLSGREQEAFKYFEAAARNPLYKTPTRPYTNAGLCYLRVKDEKSAEANFQRAAMADGSNAQAIYHLSNLAYKRGDYFNAKKLLGELHRLMEPNAESLWLGVRIERKIGDRQAEASYSSQLRRKFAGTPEHQALLQGNYE, via the coding sequence GTGAAACGAGCCATACTGATTCTCTCTGCAGCACTCTTCGCTGGTTGTGCCGGCACCAATACCGGTCCTGGCCCTTCCGCCGCGCCGGTCTCGGAACAGGCCCCTGCCGGGCAGGCCGAAAGAAGCGCCAAGACGCATACCGAACTTGGCACCTTGTACTTGCAGGCAGGAAATCTGGCCGTTGCGCTCGAGGAAGCGCGTCTCGCTGCCGCAATCGACCCTGGTTATGCTCCGGCGTTCGACCTGATGGGGCTGGTGCATCTGGCGTTGAACGAAATGCCCCAGGCCGGAACGGCCTTCGAGCGCGCCTCGCAGTTGGCTCCCGGCGACCCGCAGATCGCCAATGATTATGGCTGGTTTCTTTGCCTGAGCGGGCGGGAGCAGGAGGCGTTCAAGTATTTTGAGGCGGCGGCGAGAAATCCCCTGTACAAGACGCCGACCCGCCCCTATACAAACGCCGGATTGTGTTACCTGAGGGTCAAGGATGAGAAGTCTGCCGAGGCGAATTTCCAGCGTGCCGCGATGGCCGATGGATCGAACGCGCAGGCGATTTATCATCTTTCCAATCTCGCCTACAAGCGTGGGGATTATTTCAATGCCAAGAAACTCCTTGGCGAACTGCACCGCCTGATGGAGCCGAATGCCGAATCGTTGTGGTTGGGGGTCCGTATCGAGCGAAAGATTGGCGACCGTCAGGCCGAGGCGAGCTACTCTTCCCAGTTGCGGCGCAAGTTCGCCGGCACGCCTGAACACCAGGCGCTCCTGCAGGGCAATTACGAGTGA
- the hisS gene encoding histidine--tRNA ligase — MNQTIQAIRGMNDILPDEAELWERFDDAVRGWLRAYGYRPIRMPVVEPTPLFSRAIGEVTDIVEKEMYSFVDSLNGEALTLRPEGTASCVRAVLQHSLLHAGPQRLWYAGPMFRHERPQKGRYRQFHQFGIEAFGYSGPDIDAEQVVMCARLWDELALTGIRLEINSLGSAEERSRHRAELIAYLERHRDALDADAQRRLHSNPLRILDSKNPHMQEIILGAPKLMDFLGEASLEHFGGVQALLKEAGIPYRINPRLVRGLDYYNLTVFEWITDKLGAQGTVCAGGRYDGLIEQLGGKPAPACGFAMGVERIVALLKEEHGAEAEQAARTTPDVYVVHQGEVAQRPAFRAAEALRAAGYDVLFHCGGGSFKSQMKRADASGAQLAVIIGDDEAREGSASLKPLREDVPQRRIPLDQLADEIGNYLFGDDNDGSL; from the coding sequence ATGAACCAGACGATTCAAGCGATCCGCGGGATGAACGACATCCTGCCCGATGAAGCGGAGTTGTGGGAGCGCTTCGATGACGCGGTGCGCGGTTGGTTGCGTGCCTACGGATACCGGCCGATCCGCATGCCGGTGGTAGAGCCGACGCCGCTTTTCTCTCGTGCCATCGGCGAGGTGACGGACATCGTCGAGAAGGAAATGTACTCCTTCGTCGACTCCCTCAACGGCGAGGCCCTCACACTGCGTCCCGAAGGCACTGCCTCGTGCGTGCGCGCGGTGCTGCAGCACAGCCTGCTCCATGCCGGGCCGCAGCGCCTGTGGTATGCCGGCCCGATGTTCCGCCACGAAAGGCCGCAGAAGGGACGCTACCGCCAGTTCCACCAGTTCGGCATTGAAGCCTTCGGCTACTCCGGGCCGGACATCGATGCCGAGCAGGTCGTCATGTGTGCGAGGCTGTGGGACGAACTGGCCCTAACCGGCATTCGTCTGGAGATCAACTCGCTCGGCAGCGCAGAGGAGCGGAGCCGGCATCGCGCAGAGCTGATCGCCTACCTGGAACGCCATCGCGATGCCCTCGATGCCGATGCCCAGCGCCGGCTGCATTCGAACCCGCTGCGCATCCTCGACAGCAAGAATCCGCACATGCAGGAAATCATCCTGGGCGCGCCGAAGCTGATGGACTTTCTCGGCGAGGCCTCCCTTGAGCATTTCGGCGGCGTGCAGGCACTGCTCAAGGAGGCCGGCATTCCCTATCGCATCAATCCGCGACTGGTTCGCGGACTGGATTACTACAATCTGACCGTTTTCGAGTGGATCACCGACAAGCTGGGCGCCCAGGGCACCGTCTGTGCCGGCGGCCGCTATGACGGACTAATTGAGCAACTCGGCGGCAAGCCGGCGCCGGCCTGCGGTTTCGCAATGGGTGTCGAACGCATCGTCGCCTTGTTGAAAGAAGAGCATGGCGCGGAAGCGGAACAGGCGGCGCGCACAACGCCAGACGTCTATGTCGTGCACCAGGGGGAAGTTGCCCAGCGCCCGGCTTTCCGCGCTGCCGAGGCCCTGCGCGCGGCAGGCTACGATGTGCTGTTCCATTGCGGTGGCGGCAGCTTCAAGTCGCAGATGAAGCGGGCCGATGCCTCCGGCGCGCAATTGGCCGTAATCATTGGCGATGATGAGGCGCGCGAAGGCAGCGCCAGCCTGAAACCCTTGCGCGAGGATGTGCCGCAAAGGCGCATCCCGCTGGACCAACTCGCCGACGAGATCGGCAATTATCTTTTTGGGGATGACAACGATGGCAGTCTATGA